The sequence below is a genomic window from Streptomyces sp. B21-105.
GCAGGTAGAACTACAGATGAAACTGCGGGTGAAACAGAAGAACGACGCTGTCAGTCGGCGCGTGCTTCAGCCGGTCGCGAGACGGACCATGTCCGCCTGCGGCCCCTTCTGGCCCTGCGAGATCTCGAAATCGACCCGCTGACCCTCTTCCAGGGTGCGGTAGCCGTCCATCTGAATCGCGCTGTAGTGGACGAAAACATCCGCACCACCGTCGACCGCGATGAAGCCGTACCCCTTCTCCGCGTTGAACCACTTGACGGTGCCCTGAGCCATGCCTAACTCCCCTATTACTGGCCCTTGCACAGACCCACACTTCATGGATCCGGGTCAGACCTCACCCCCCAGTTGGTTGGGGGCGTGCGCCGGAACGCGTCGACCGCGGCTGAATGTATCTGCCCAACTGCCGTCTGCAACAGGTCAGTCGGACGAGAATTCTGGACGTACGGGATCCGGAATGTGGCGCAAATTCGCCAGAATTCAGGGCAAGTCGGGCCCTGTAAATGCCACAAAAGCCACAAAAGCAGCGCGCACTTTGGCTGCTTCTTGTCGGGCGCGGGCGGAAATAAAAGGCCCCGGGACCCGTGATCAGGACCGGGTTCCCCAACTGTACCGCGCTCAACCACACTGAATTGCCCCCTCCGCTTCTATCGCGGAGAGGGCAATTGCGTGAACTCTCGGTAATCGCTGTTACCTACGGTTACTACCGGCGGGTACTGACCGTCGGTCAGCCACCGGCGACGGCCGGAATGATCGATACGCCGGCGCCGTCCGGAGTCGCCGTCTCGAGGCCCTGCTCGAAGCGGACGTCGTCGTCGTTCACGTACACGTTGACGAACCGGCGCAGCTTGCCCTGGTCGTCGAGGACGCGCGCGGCGATGCCGGTGTGGTTCTTCTCCAGGTCGGAGATGACCTCGCCGAGGGTCACGCCCTCGGCCGGGACCTCGGCCTGACCGCCGGTGTAGGTGCGCAGGATGGTCGGGATGCGAACAGTGACGCTCATGATGCGAGGCCAGCCTCTCGGAAAGAGTCCAGGTTGGGGCGGATGGTCGCGGTGAGTCCGGTGCCGGCCACCGCGTCCAGGGTCTTCAGGCCGTCGCCCGTGTTCAGGACGACGGTGGTCTTCGTCGGGTCCAGCAGACCGTTCCCGATCAGCTTCCTCGTCACGCCCACGGTCACACCGCCGGCCGTCTCCGCGAAGATGCCCTCGGTCCGCGCCAGCACCTTGATCGCGTCGACGATCTGCTCGTCGTTCACGTCCTCCACCGCGCCGCCGGTGCGCCGGGCGATGTCGAGGACGTACGGGCCGTCCGCCGGGTTGCCGATGGCCAGCGACTTGGCGATGGTGTTCGGCTTCTGGGGGCGGACCACGTCGTGCCCGGCCTTGTAGGCCACGGACACCGGGGAGCAGCCCTCCGCCTGAGCGCCGAAGATCTTGTACGGCCGGTCCTCGACCAGCCCGAGCTTGATCAGCTCCTGCAGACCCTTGTCGATCTTCGTGAGCTGGGAGCCGGACGCGATGGGCACCACCAGCTGCTCGGGCAGCCGCCAGCCGAGCTGCTCGCAGATCTCGTACGCCAGCGTCTTCGAGCCCTCGGCGTAGTACGGCCGCAGGTTGACGTTGACGAAGCCCCAGCCCTCGCCCGCCGGGTCGCCGATGAGCTCGGAGCAGAAGCGGTTGACGTCGTCGTAGTTGCCCTCGATGCCGACGAGCTCGCCGCCGTAGATCGCGGCCATGACGACCTTGCCCTGCTCCAGGTCGTGCGGG
It includes:
- a CDS encoding MoaD/ThiS family protein, giving the protein MSVTVRIPTILRTYTGGQAEVPAEGVTLGEVISDLEKNHTGIAARVLDDQGKLRRFVNVYVNDDDVRFEQGLETATPDGAGVSIIPAVAGG
- the thrC gene encoding threonine synthase; translated protein: MAAQTVASTTDSTTSSAVDLGPATALSCRECGHRVPLGPVFACEECFGPLEIAYDFSSYDTEELRKRIEAGPANIWRYAPLLPVPADVADKPNINPGWTKLVQADNLARELGVDAGKLFIKDDSGNPTHSFKDRVVAQAIEAARAFGFTTLSCSSTGNLAGAVGAAAARAGFRSCVFIPHDLEQGKVVMAAIYGGELVGIEGNYDDVNRFCSELIGDPAGEGWGFVNVNLRPYYAEGSKTLAYEICEQLGWRLPEQLVVPIASGSQLTKIDKGLQELIKLGLVEDRPYKIFGAQAEGCSPVSVAYKAGHDVVRPQKPNTIAKSLAIGNPADGPYVLDIARRTGGAVEDVNDEQIVDAIKVLARTEGIFAETAGGVTVGVTRKLIGNGLLDPTKTTVVLNTGDGLKTLDAVAGTGLTATIRPNLDSFREAGLAS
- a CDS encoding cold-shock protein, translating into MAQGTVKWFNAEKGYGFIAVDGGADVFVHYSAIQMDGYRTLEEGQRVDFEISQGQKGPQADMVRLATG